The following coding sequences are from one Streptomyces sp. NBC_00536 window:
- a CDS encoding MFS transporter: MTMDEVTVRPERIALPSPWRSGRFRLFFTARSTSLLADGMLMVSLTTAVLGAGYGAGGVGYALAAWMAPIVLLVLVGGVLADRFTPQVMMVGADVVRMVAMLALAALLATDHVRLWQIMALLALSGAATAMFQPGLASLVPRVAEDIQRANALLRISEAICTLLGPGVAGLLVAYWDVAGSFVVIAVFYALSALGLTPLRGLGTARDESDEPLSRRLVTGWHEFRSRSWLWGVIAVWAVYGLFVFGPALPLGAALLTEQHGAGGYGWIASADGAGTIIGGLLGMRVRPARPLVAGACAMFFFSLNPLAPALGWSFTATALTGVLAGCGFAFWGVMWATSVQSHIPLAVLSRVSAYDVAGSIMVIPLGRVLAGPAAESFGADRVLLFSSAVGLVLMAVMLCVPAIRALGRAAPEGA; the protein is encoded by the coding sequence ATGACGATGGATGAGGTAACCGTCCGGCCGGAGCGGATCGCGCTCCCCAGCCCGTGGCGGTCGGGTCGCTTCCGCCTGTTCTTCACCGCCCGCAGCACCTCGCTGCTGGCCGACGGCATGCTGATGGTCTCGCTCACGACCGCCGTGCTGGGGGCCGGTTACGGGGCGGGCGGAGTGGGCTACGCGCTGGCCGCGTGGATGGCTCCGATCGTGCTGCTCGTGCTCGTCGGCGGAGTGCTGGCCGACAGGTTCACCCCGCAGGTGATGATGGTCGGCGCCGACGTGGTGCGGATGGTGGCCATGCTCGCCCTCGCGGCACTGCTGGCCACCGACCACGTACGGCTGTGGCAGATCATGGCGCTGCTCGCGCTCAGCGGCGCCGCGACCGCCATGTTCCAGCCCGGTCTGGCGAGCCTGGTCCCCCGGGTCGCCGAGGACATCCAGCGGGCCAACGCGCTGCTGCGGATCTCCGAGGCGATCTGCACCCTGCTCGGCCCCGGTGTGGCCGGTCTCCTGGTGGCCTACTGGGACGTGGCGGGATCCTTCGTGGTCATCGCGGTGTTCTACGCGCTCAGCGCCCTCGGCCTGACGCCGCTGCGAGGGCTGGGCACCGCCCGGGACGAGAGCGACGAACCCCTGTCGCGCCGGCTGGTCACGGGCTGGCACGAGTTCCGTTCCCGGTCCTGGCTCTGGGGGGTCATCGCTGTCTGGGCGGTCTACGGGCTCTTCGTCTTCGGCCCGGCGCTGCCGCTCGGCGCGGCGCTGCTCACCGAACAGCACGGGGCCGGCGGATACGGCTGGATCGCCTCCGCCGACGGCGCCGGCACGATCATCGGCGGCCTGCTCGGCATGCGGGTGCGGCCCGCCCGCCCGCTCGTGGCGGGGGCCTGCGCCATGTTCTTCTTCTCCCTCAACCCGCTGGCGCCCGCCCTCGGCTGGTCCTTCACGGCCACCGCGCTCACCGGGGTGCTGGCCGGCTGCGGATTCGCCTTCTGGGGGGTCATGTGGGCGACGAGCGTGCAGTCGCACATCCCGCTGGCGGTGCTGAGCCGCGTCTCCGCCTACGACGTGGCCGGATCCATCATGGTCATCCCGCTGGGCCGGGTGCTGGCGGGCCCGGCGGCCGAATCCTTCGGCGCCGACCGCGTGCTGCTCTTCTCCTCCGCGGTCGGCCTCGTGCTCATGGCCGTCATGCTCTGCGTCCCCGCCATCCGCGCCCTGGGCCGCGCCGCCCCGGAGGGCGCCTGA
- a CDS encoding CBS domain-containing protein produces MARAWTVRGGKQGEREQAALDEGLVLAGWESLGDLSGCTSIEELGEQLQRTYPDEAPRTVRSWTHQLWRFLKMDTGDLVVMPRKFRSVIAIGRLSGEYEYRGQNPPGFRHVREVMWERRDVERAAVKGDLRDSMGSLLTISELSRGDAVRRVEALAADGVDPGYHGYIEPPTGPVELESDVEESGSRQLTARDLIGLWGWSRRTVDVIDLVDRELGTRGLRVDPHFTDVRMDGIVTVSAVAAANPEADVAAPEGGHTYQDSAVGTAGGSDQADLAWRIGSLPFVRDVVTIEEQAPLSRAVTRMIQGDFSQLPVVGPHNRLIGAVTWEGIARAQLGRREGTIAEAMHRHPRTARESEELFGRIGDIQHRGFLIIVDAEGVVVGVLTASDLAAQLKLRVEPFTLLEEVERRLRRAVGCFTLEELRASHKPHMAAKIHSAADLTLGAYRFLIDDDARWAKLDWPYEREDMVDRLKTVSAYRNALAHWDVDAPEQDAPALDATRQLLKLLQVIDRDPTPGGA; encoded by the coding sequence GTGGCAAGGGCGTGGACGGTCAGGGGCGGGAAGCAGGGCGAGCGGGAGCAGGCAGCGCTGGACGAAGGACTGGTCCTCGCGGGCTGGGAAAGCCTGGGCGACCTCTCGGGCTGCACTTCGATCGAGGAACTGGGTGAGCAGCTCCAACGCACCTACCCGGACGAGGCTCCCCGAACTGTCCGGAGCTGGACGCACCAGTTGTGGCGATTCCTCAAGATGGACACCGGGGACCTCGTCGTCATGCCGCGCAAGTTCCGGTCGGTGATCGCGATCGGTCGGCTCAGCGGTGAGTACGAGTACCGCGGCCAGAACCCGCCCGGTTTCCGTCACGTCCGCGAGGTCATGTGGGAACGCCGCGACGTGGAGCGGGCCGCCGTCAAGGGGGACCTGCGGGACAGCATGGGGTCCTTGCTGACCATCAGCGAATTGAGCCGTGGCGACGCGGTCCGGCGCGTGGAGGCACTTGCCGCGGACGGTGTGGATCCCGGCTACCACGGCTACATCGAGCCGCCGACCGGGCCCGTTGAGCTGGAGAGCGATGTCGAGGAGTCCGGGAGCCGCCAGCTGACGGCCCGGGACCTGATCGGGCTGTGGGGTTGGTCCCGGCGGACCGTCGATGTCATCGACCTCGTCGACCGTGAACTGGGCACGCGGGGGTTGCGGGTGGATCCGCACTTCACGGACGTACGCATGGACGGGATCGTCACCGTGTCCGCCGTCGCCGCGGCGAACCCAGAGGCCGACGTGGCCGCACCGGAGGGCGGGCACACCTACCAGGACTCCGCCGTGGGCACGGCAGGCGGGTCGGACCAGGCGGACCTCGCCTGGCGCATCGGCAGTCTGCCGTTCGTACGCGATGTCGTCACCATCGAGGAACAGGCGCCCTTGAGCCGGGCCGTCACTCGCATGATCCAAGGAGACTTCTCGCAGCTGCCGGTCGTCGGGCCGCACAACCGGCTCATCGGCGCGGTGACATGGGAGGGCATAGCGCGCGCCCAGCTCGGGCGGCGCGAGGGCACCATCGCCGAGGCGATGCACCGCCATCCACGGACCGCGCGGGAATCCGAGGAACTCTTCGGGCGCATCGGGGACATCCAGCACCGCGGCTTCCTGATCATCGTGGATGCCGAAGGTGTCGTGGTGGGCGTTCTCACCGCCTCCGACCTGGCCGCCCAGTTGAAGCTGCGGGTCGAACCCTTCACCCTCCTCGAAGAGGTGGAGCGCAGACTGCGCCGTGCGGTCGGCTGCTTCACCCTTGAGGAACTGCGCGCGTCGCACAAACCTCATATGGCAGCGAAGATCCACTCGGCTGCCGATCTGACACTCGGCGCCTACCGCTTTCTGATCGACGACGACGCCCGCTGGGCGAAGCTCGACTGGCCGTACGAGCGTGAGGACATGGTCGACCGGCTCAAGACGGTCAGCGCTTACAGGAACGCCCTGGCGCACTGGGACGTTGACGCCCCCGAACAGGACGCCCCGGCACTGGATGCAACCAGGCAACTGCTCAAGCTCCTGCAGGTCATCGACCGTGACCCCACTCCCGGCGGCGCCTGA
- a CDS encoding DUF5829 family protein, with amino-acid sequence MSLRRVLHIFMILAVALTGWAGGATSVAWADGDGPSTGRQLLFYNHAYGVLDRETADAIEHSAYLRDFANFQVRTTTGAGGEKWTGRYLTGRETYLELFGVGDVPGQDGLLGAGGLGLSAERAGDLATVTGRLPGLGVPKPVSFRQTRDFGDGVPVPWFDAVLTSEQYDGFGAWGMEYRPEYFADPRGKTEPASFPGDVGRERYLSDDYRDHLMRDVTSIRLGITARDLAQTVPLLRAGGFTVRTLPGGGVVAEGGGTAIHLDAVAREDAGLRRVEMSLNHPVGYRHEERLGHSTLAVGPGAHAVWTFGAAR; translated from the coding sequence ATGTCATTGCGTCGTGTACTGCACATTTTCATGATCCTCGCCGTGGCCCTCACCGGGTGGGCCGGGGGCGCCACGAGCGTCGCCTGGGCCGACGGGGACGGGCCGTCCACCGGCCGTCAGCTGCTCTTCTACAACCACGCCTACGGGGTGCTCGACCGCGAGACCGCGGACGCCATCGAACACTCCGCCTATCTGCGGGACTTCGCGAACTTCCAGGTCCGCACCACGACCGGGGCGGGCGGGGAGAAGTGGACCGGCCGCTATCTGACGGGCCGCGAGACCTACCTCGAACTCTTCGGTGTCGGTGACGTCCCCGGCCAGGACGGGCTCCTCGGCGCCGGTGGGCTGGGGCTCTCGGCCGAACGCGCCGGTGACCTCGCCACGGTGACGGGTCGGCTGCCCGGTCTGGGCGTCCCGAAGCCCGTCTCCTTCCGCCAGACCCGCGACTTCGGTGACGGCGTCCCGGTGCCGTGGTTCGACGCCGTCCTCACCTCCGAGCAGTACGACGGCTTCGGCGCCTGGGGCATGGAGTACCGGCCCGAGTACTTCGCCGACCCGCGCGGCAAGACCGAACCGGCCTCCTTCCCCGGTGACGTCGGCCGCGAGCGGTACCTGTCCGACGACTACCGCGACCACCTCATGCGGGACGTGACCTCCATCCGCCTCGGGATCACCGCGCGCGACCTCGCCCAGACGGTTCCCCTGCTCCGGGCGGGCGGGTTCACGGTCCGGACCCTCCCGGGCGGCGGCGTCGTCGCCGAGGGCGGCGGCACCGCCATCCACCTGGATGCCGTCGCCCGCGAGGACGCCGGGCTGCGCCGGGTGGAGATGTCCCTCAACCACCCGGTGGGGTACCGCCACGAGGAGCGCCTCGGCCACTCGACGCTCGCCGTCGGCCCGGGCGCCCACGCCGTGTGGACCTTCGGGGCCGCCCGGTGA